From Calothrix sp. PCC 6303, a single genomic window includes:
- a CDS encoding PAS domain S-box protein, translating into MLTINELKNDSNLPVVIANDQGIVIDINHHFEKVFGWNQEELVGQMLSIILPSYFRDAHHLGFSRFNTTGNATILNHPLILKAVTKDNREIESEHFIIAEKHEDKWIFAASIRPIAE; encoded by the coding sequence ATGTTAACTATTAATGAACTCAAAAATGACAGTAACTTACCAGTAGTTATTGCCAATGATCAAGGAATAGTAATTGATATCAATCATCATTTTGAAAAAGTCTTTGGTTGGAATCAAGAGGAACTTGTTGGTCAGATGCTTAGTATTATTTTGCCGTCATATTTTCGAGATGCACATCATCTAGGATTTTCCCGTTTTAATACTACTGGCAATGCAACAATATTAAATCATCCTCTTATTCTTAAAGCTGTCACGAAAGATAATCGAGAGATTGAATCAGAACATTTTATCATTGCTGAAAAACATGAAGATAAATGGATATTTGCTGCTTCTATTCGTCCAATTGCAGAATGA
- a CDS encoding PAS domain-containing hybrid sensor histidine kinase/response regulator produces MMIDLNQQIQELRGTLGKMEIALGSVDEGIVWTDEQGRIQWCNSTFDKLVKRIHILILGQQLIDLLPLSQSDVNLDKKLHPVMQALETKSKGKDQYEFDNDNCRLVLEISWSYLQIPSSLQPDNYISSAVIVIQDITERKAAEIFLQQAKYELEQKVKERTEELFSVNRQLCEHNIALEEAKKIAEAASKIKSEFLATMSHEIRTPLNAVIGLTELLLNTELDVTQADFVSTIQSSGEMLLTLINDILDFSKIETDQLKLIQEPFELKSLIENSIDIINFQAVAKKIKLNYLIEPPIPKFIIGDVNRLAQILLNILNNAIKFTEIGEVCVSLKSRKLNSFNNNLHISEDPIYELEFCIIDTGIGISSKKINQLFKPFSQLDTSMSRKYGGTGLGLAISKRLAEIMGGKIWVESEEGVGSKFFFTIIASEAPQLAMTSLKNQEEEKKHHLNLAGKQILIIDANRTTQQTIIQETQSWGMLNCAVSTGKQALNLITKGIHFDLIILDLELLDMDGVSLIREIRQEDILKQSPIIIFYSPSQPEFNIPNNYAYGVTTLKKPIQESQLYELFEKSFTEGKIKPNQIANSEILAKSTSTNSQNPSLRILLAEDNLVNQKVALLVLKKIGYHADIANNGLEVLKALQQQTYDVVLMDVQMPEMDGLTATREICQKWSNSERPRIIALTANAMPGDREICLNAGMDDYITKPIRVEKLQTALRKCY; encoded by the coding sequence ATGATGATCGACTTAAATCAGCAAATTCAGGAGTTACGTGGCACATTAGGAAAAATGGAAATTGCCCTAGGATCTGTCGATGAAGGAATTGTCTGGACAGATGAGCAGGGTAGAATTCAATGGTGTAATAGTACTTTTGATAAGTTAGTTAAAAGAATACATATTTTAATTTTAGGTCAACAACTGATAGATTTATTACCGTTGTCACAAAGTGATGTGAATTTAGATAAAAAATTACACCCTGTAATGCAAGCACTAGAAACTAAATCTAAAGGTAAAGACCAGTATGAATTCGACAATGATAATTGTCGTTTAGTTTTAGAAATATCTTGGTCATATTTACAAATACCGAGTTCTTTACAACCAGATAACTATATTAGTTCCGCAGTAATTGTTATTCAGGATATTACCGAACGCAAGGCAGCAGAAATATTTTTACAGCAGGCAAAGTATGAATTAGAGCAAAAGGTAAAAGAACGGACAGAGGAATTATTTTCAGTAAATCGACAGCTATGTGAACATAATATCGCACTTGAAGAAGCAAAAAAAATTGCAGAAGCTGCAAGCAAAATAAAAAGCGAATTTCTGGCAACAATGAGTCATGAAATTCGTACCCCTCTAAATGCAGTTATTGGTTTGACAGAATTACTATTGAATACAGAATTAGATGTAACACAAGCAGATTTTGTTAGTACTATCCAAAGTAGTGGTGAGATGTTACTCACTCTAATTAATGATATTTTAGATTTTTCTAAAATTGAGACAGATCAATTAAAACTGATTCAAGAGCCATTTGAATTAAAATCTTTAATTGAGAATAGCATTGATATTATTAATTTTCAAGCTGTAGCAAAAAAAATTAAATTAAATTATTTGATTGAGCCACCAATACCAAAATTCATTATTGGTGATGTAAATCGTCTAGCTCAAATATTATTAAATATTCTTAATAATGCCATTAAATTTACAGAAATAGGTGAAGTTTGTGTTTCATTAAAATCTAGAAAATTGAATAGTTTTAACAATAATCTACATATTTCGGAAGATCCAATTTACGAATTAGAATTTTGTATTATAGATACAGGTATTGGTATATCTAGTAAGAAAATTAATCAGCTTTTTAAACCTTTTAGTCAACTTGATACTTCCATGAGTCGCAAGTATGGAGGTACAGGACTTGGTTTAGCTATTAGTAAAAGATTAGCAGAAATCATGGGCGGAAAAATTTGGGTAGAAAGTGAAGAAGGTGTTGGTTCTAAGTTTTTTTTCACTATCATTGCTTCAGAAGCTCCACAATTAGCGATGACAAGCCTTAAAAATCAGGAAGAAGAAAAAAAACATCACCTCAATTTAGCTGGGAAACAAATACTAATCATAGATGCTAATCGGACAACCCAACAAACTATAATTCAAGAAACTCAGTCATGGGGGATGTTAAATTGTGCGGTTTCTACAGGGAAACAAGCGTTAAATTTAATCACAAAAGGAATACATTTTGATTTGATAATTTTAGATTTAGAATTACTTGATATGGATGGTGTTTCTTTAATTAGAGAAATTCGGCAGGAAGATATATTGAAGCAATCGCCAATAATCATATTCTATTCCCCATCTCAGCCAGAATTTAATATACCTAATAATTATGCCTATGGTGTAACAACTCTGAAAAAACCTATTCAGGAATCACAGCTATATGAGTTGTTTGAAAAAAGTTTTACTGAGGGGAAAATTAAACCAAACCAAATTGCTAATTCTGAAATTCTTGCAAAATCTACATCCACAAATTCTCAAAATCCATCTCTACGTATTTTGTTAGCAGAAGATAACTTAGTTAATCAGAAAGTTGCACTGCTAGTTCTCAAGAAAATTGGTTATCATGCAGATATAGCTAATAACGGCTTAGAAGTCCTTAAAGCATTACAACAACAAACCTATGATGTGGTGTTGATGGATGTGCAAATGCCAGAGATGGATGGACTAACCGCAACACGAGAAATTTGTCAAAAGTGGTCGAATTCAGAACGTCCACGAATTATTGCTTTAACTGCTAACGCAATGCCAGGGGATAGAGAAATTTGTCTTAATGCTGGAATGGATGATTACATTACCAAACCAATTCGAGTGGAAAAGTTACAAACTGCACTCAGAAAATGCTACTAA